The Pyrus communis chromosome 5, drPyrComm1.1, whole genome shotgun sequence region aagaagaaaaactcgACGGTCTAGCAGAAAAAGATGACATTCGCAGctcgattccttcaaggatgaagcgccaagcaaccTTAGAAGTGGACACAAAAGGACACTCGAAGGTAAAGAAGTGCACCATCATCTACACTAGGCAATCTTCACGCCAACAAGCCTAAGTGGACGACACTAAAGAAGAGGTCCAAGACGTTTTCCACATCACGATCCAAGAAGATGAGGAAGATAAAGTTCCTGAGGATGATGTCACTGCTGCGCCACCATAACTCGAAGATCGAGGGCAAGCCACGATAGATGATCTCAAGGAGCTAAATCTAGGCATAATCAATGAGCTAAAGCCTATCGTCGTACTACTAAGCGCAGATGAAATCGAGGAGTATTACCAACTGCTGTTGGACTACAAAGACTTCTTTGCTTGGACCTGCAAGGAAATGCTCGGCCTTGACCCTACCATTGCCGTGCATCACTTGGCAGTTAAGCCTGGAACGCGACCGATAAAACAAACTGAAAGATGATATCGATTCGAACTCATCTCACAAATTGTGGCCGAGATTAACAAGCTAATCAAAGCAGGCTTCATTCGAGAGGTGTAATACCCTAAGTGGATCTttaacatcgtcattgtccttaggAAGTCTGGACAAAAACGTGTTTGCGTAGATTTTCGCAACCTCAACAATGTTTGCTCGAATGACGAATCGAAATCATGGTGGACacaaccactggccatgaggcgTTATCATTCATGGACGGCTCACCTAAGTACAATCAAATCTGTATAGCTCTTAAAGACGAGGAATTAACAACCTTGCGCACTctaaaaggtatctactgctacaaggtaatgCCCTTTGGCTTGAAGAACGTTGGAGCTACATATGATTGTGCAATACAGTGGATCTTCAACGACATGATGaacaaaaacgtagaatgttacgtagacgATGTAGTTGTGAAGACCAAGAAAATATCCGatcacttgaaggatttacGAATGGTGTTTGACAGACTACGACACTACAACCTCAAGATAAACCCGTgaaaatgtgtatttggtgtcACTTCTGGGAagttccttatcttcattgttaAGCAACATGGCATTGAAGTGGactaatcaaagattaaggccatttaaagcatgcccgagccaaggAATTtacacgagctgaaaagtctagaAGGACGACTTGCCTTCATCTGACgtttcatctccaacctcgctaGACGCTATTAACCCTTCAGTCGACTCATGAAGAAGGACGTTCCATTGGTATGGGATGACGTCTGCCGTAATGCCTTTGAAAGCATAAAAAGGTACTAGCAAGCCCACCTGTCTTAGGAGCTCCTATGTTTGGAAAGCCGTTCATCCTATACATTGCTACATAAGAAGGTTCCATTGGAGCACTCTTAGCGCAAGAAAATgaagacaaaaaagaaagagcACTCTACTACCTAAGTAAAACCTTCACGGGGGCCAAGCTCAACTACACCCCAATCGAGAAGAAGTGCCTTGCTGTAGTCTTTGATGTCCAAAagctcagacattacatgcatgcttacaccatccacttggttgccaAAGATGACCCAGTGAAATAGGTCATGTTCAAGCTAGTTTTGACGAGGCGACTAGATAAATGGGCATTGATTCTCAATCAATACGAGATCATCTACGTTCTGGCTAAAGCCATTAAGGGACAAGTGCTAGCAGACTTCATTCCTGATCATCCAATCCTAGTcgattggaaaatctcaaaTAACTTGCCTGACAAAGAGGTGTTCTACGTCGACATCTTCTCGACATGGAAAATGTTCTTCGATGAATCTATACTAGCAGACGGAGCAGGGGCAGGAgtagtagtattcatgtcaccaCAAAGACAAATACTACCTTATTCCTTCCGGCTAAgcgagctatgctccaacaacgACGCTAAATACTAAGCGCTAATTATCAGACTCCAAATGACGATCGACATGGAAATCATAACGCTAGAAGAATATGGCAACTctaagctcataatcaatcaactcttgacTGAATATGAAGTGAGTAAAGATGATCTcatcccatacttccggctagcaaCTCAACTACTCCGAAAGTTCGAGGCTATGACGTTAGAATAtgtgccaagaaaagaaaatcaaatggcagacgctcttgCTAACTTAGCCTCAAGTATGGCGCTAGGAGAAGACGAAGCtacagacgtgccagtttgccaaagatgggtgatcccACCCGTCATTAAAATGCTACTAGATGATACAAAcatcatctcagtacttccagtcgacaCTGAAGAATGGAAACAACCACTAATTGACTACTTGGATAATGGAAAGCTTTCGGACGATCCTAGACACCGTTATAAAATACGTCGATAAGCACcccgcttcctttactacaaaggtcttttgaaggagtacttctaagatgcctaggtgaggaagaaacTAATCAAGCTATGGAAGAAGCACACTCAGGCGTATACGAATCGCATCAATCTGGACCAAAGTTGCATTTCCAGCTCAAAAAGATGGGCTACTATTGGCCAAGTATGGTAAATGattgcctggaacacgccaaaatgtgccaagcctgccaattccacacCAACTttatacatcaaccgcctgagcCATTACACCTTACTGTTGCTTCATGGCTATTTgatgcatggggattggacgtcaTGGGACCAATTGCACCAAAATCATCTGCTGGAGAGGCTCTTAGCCGCAACAAACTACTTCTCCAAATGGGCTGAAACTGTACCCCTAAAAAAAGTCAAGAAGGAAAATGTCGTCTGTTTCATCAAAGAGCATATCATATATCGATATGGTGTGCTTCACTACATCATCACCAACAACGAAaaacagttctccaaccgactcgtggatgAGCACTATGAGAAACACAAGTTCAAACAGCACAAGTCTTCTATGTATCATGCTCCAGTCAACGATCTTGTAGGAGCATTCAACAAAACGCTGTGCAGACTTCTGAAGAAGGTAATCGGCAGAATAAAGCGAGACTGGCACGAAAGAATAAGcaaagcactttgggcatataggatgACACATAGGACTCTTACCCAAGTGATGcattattctctcgtatatggcgtggaAGCTGTTATTCCACTAGAAAATCAAATCCCCTTACTAATGATGGccatacaagaaggcttgattAAAGAGGAAAATGCAAAGCTCCGACTTCAAGAGTTCGAAGCACTCAACGAAAGGAGGTTCGAAGCttaacaacacttggaatgctaccaagcataGCTATCCAAGGCGTTCAACAAATaggtccgcccaaggtctttccaaactggagatcttgtcttggcattacgaaggcttatcatcacaactcacaaggcaaaaagcaagttcacatcaaagtgggatgggcCTTACGTAGTACATGAGGTTTACACCAACAACATtaacttaatcatggcagaagataGCTTGAATATCGGCCCCATTAACGGTAGATTCTTGAAGCGATACTACCCCTAAGGCAAACACCCAATGCTCCTCGCTTACACGAGCCTAAACTAAAAACAACACAATGCTCCTTGCTTGCATTAGTTTAAACTGCAAATGGCACCAAATGATACGCAATGCTCCTTGTTCGCACGAGCATATAGGGCGACAACCAACGCTTTTAGCCCCGTAAGAGCATAAACAGTGTACggcaaaataaaacaaaacaaaaatacaaaaaaaatcaccATCCAAAATCGCCGCAATCCATCATTCCTTGAACTAtgtcatgacttgatccttcCCCAACCGAGGCTACAAAGCCTTATTACAAAAATGAGCAAAGGCAAAAGGGcttaaaacacaaaaatggAAGACACTACTTGAAAGCTATATCCCTAAAACTATGGCGATGATCTTTAAGCAACCCTTCCAAAGTCCTCAAAGTCTCTACATTGGTAAGAGACAAGGTGGGCACTTCCATGGCCGCACCCTTCTCTTGCTCTAAGCATAAAATCTCCTCTTGATGATGGGAAAATGTAGCTTCTTGCTCCGAAAGAACACCTTGAAGTTGTGATGCTTCAGTTTCCAACTGCTCTCGCTCACATGCCAACACTTCTAGCCATGCCTGGACGGAAGACAAAGAAGTCCCTATGACTTGATAACCTTCCAAAGCAGCTTACTGAGAAGATTGAGCTTAGGCAATTGATAAGTCTATTGCCGCAAGTTGTTGAGCTCTATTCTCTAGACTCAATTTCTTCAAGGAAATAGCATGCAAGGAAGAATACTCAATTAAGGTAGCCATAAATTCGACAATCTTGGCTTTCAAGAAGGAAGAATCAAGGTTAAGATGGTCAATCGCAGAAACAAGCTTCAATAAGTCATCCTCAAGCAAAGCAAAGTCCTCCAACGGACATTTTAAATCCTCTTCTCAATATGGCTTTTGATATCCATGGTTGTGCAAAGGTTGATGTGATGGATAAGCTGCTCAGTGACACTAAGGTTTGGCCTCATCAAAGAGAGCTCAGAGTTAGCCGGCAAAGGTGTAGACGCATGACAGGCTCCTGTACACCTTCACCTACATACGACAAACTTGGGCAACTTGGTGGATTTGGAATGAGCTCTGTACCAGGCGAATCCCCAATCTCCTCGGTCGTAGGAAGATCGCCTCCAAATAGCATCTCCATATAAGAATGAACACTCATGTTTGCCAAGTTAAACTGAAGAGGCTCAAGCacctttttcttcttgtgaTGGAAATTTACATCGCTATCATCCAAATCACCTTCACACGATTGCTTGTTCAAAATATGTTGACGCTGCTGCAGAACAAACTCATCTTCATGcgaatcaacttcatcaccCTCCTCTTCAGAAGCATCCGGATAATGAGAAGATGACACAGGCGTTGAGGAGCTAAAGTCGTAGTATGCAAAAGAGATGCACACACATAATCAAGAGGCGTCAGCTGCGTAGGAACCACATGACAACCCTCTCTTGGTGCATCATTGtgtgaatgagaagaattggtaCCACTTGTCGTCCCCAAGTCACCACGGTACACCTTTAAGAACCAACCTACGTAGGTATGGGCCACCAATTTGCTTTTAAACTCGCTTTTGGCCGGAAGGGTGATCGAAGCATTTGTGCATGAACTGGTACAAGATTCCCAATGCATATACACGGCTTGCAAGGGTGTTGGCTATGTGACTTTCTTCCGCTTGCCTGGCATAAGTTGAACAAAACCAAATTCCCTACTAAAACGGTGATGACTATAAGGCTAAACAATGCATCGATCTCCTTGCCGCAAAGAAACACACCCCGAGCGAAGACTTGTAAGATAAGACAAATCGGAAGAATAAATGTGTGAATTATCTATGGGGCCTCGTCGTGCCGAGCTAACTCTCACTAGGCAGTCCATCCTCAAGTTGTTACAATTTCTAAACAGCGCTTACGCTTGTGAATCGTCAAAACTCTTCACATAAAGCACACCAGAATACTTCGTCATCAAAGACTTTGGCTTGACTAAAGTTGATGAAAAAGGCCCTGGCTTGTCTGAAATGAACGAAGAAAAATGAGTGCTGAAGTACTTACCCAACCAACcgtacacataatggtaggGGAGTACCGCAACACGATCTTCAGTGCTCGCCGAGTTTGAAACAACACTCAAGTCGTTGTAAATGTTGGCTAAGACCAGAATAGCAAGACTAAAGGATTCACCTGTAGCCATCTTGCTAGCAACTTTGAAGATTCCGGGACGGATAAGGTTGACATCGTCTTTGGGGGAAAACAAACgtacaaagccaacaagctaagagattagctaggtaagattcttccaaGTGCTCTAGTGCTATGCCAAGATCCTCAATGCTCTCAACTCAGCAGGAATATGGCGTCTAGCTGGACCAATAACACTTGATGGATCCGAGTCTCCCTTCGGCCTGGTTGTCTTATTGCGGCTACTTTTCTTTGAAGGCCTTTTGTACTTCATGACATCCCAGTAACAAAATTggatccatgaagaaatcttTTCGCTTAACTTACCCTGAGCCTCCTGGGAAAGCTTGTGATACGCCCAAAACAAATAGCGGCAACTCGCAAACAACCTCGGCTGTTGCGATAAGGGGCACGACTACGTCACCCCTCAAGGAaagttgtgaccaaaaggcactaccccacacggtaaaagtgacGCATAGCAATAAGCTCCAAGCAGTAACTATTGGGCACGGCAGTAACAGCAAACCCACAACAAACAATTGTgtgtgtggaaaaaaaaaaaatacacactcAATGGTCCTATATATAGGAGTCAATTTCTTCCTAATGCTATAAGGGAAATACATACCCaaatagcaaaaggaaaataaaaaaaaacaaggaagtaCATTTCCaccaaaagaaggaagcaaaaTCTAAGAAAAATGGCAAGTTTCAGCCAATCTGCGCAGGCAGGACATTTTTGGTGATAATTTAACTTTTCGAAAGCGTTTTGATGCAAGGCAAATAGAGAAGGAAGCTAAGTGGTTGAGGATCATTGTGTCCAAATTTCATAATGTTCCCTAAAGCCAAACGTTCcagttttcaaaattattttttttagataaGAGACAAAACTACgtttcccatatttttttagaattttccAGAAGAGAAATCGACCTCAAAATGGTCAGACGACATGtttcccacaaaaaaaaaaaaaaaaaaaaaaaaaaaaaaaaaagaaaaagaaaaggaaagtagGATACCTCTTGCCATGGGGAATCAAAAGGGGAATAAAAATACTTCCCCGTTGCGGTAGAAAATCAAAACAGGGAAGAAAGACTCCTTCCTTGCTgtggaaaatcaaaacaaggaaaaaacaaaTCTCCTTCCTTGCTGTGGaatcaaaagaagaaaggaaaaaaatcccTCCTGCATGCCATGGGACAaaacaagaaaccaaaaaaaaaaaaaaaaaaaaaaaaaaaaaaaaaaaaaaaaatttccccttgACATGGGataagagaaaaaaaggaaagtaaAAATGCACACCTTACTCACCCAAGAATAAGCATTAAATCTtcccaaaaccttgaaggaaatcaccaaaGCTTTCCAACATTTTGAAGGAGTCATCTTTGTTACCAAAATTGAAGAGGATTCCTATCGAAGGAAggaaaaacgttttttttttcctacaaccACAAGGAAAAGTGTTTGTTGTCCCACAACCACAAGGAAAGAAGTTTGTTTTCCTACAACCACAAGGAAAAATGTTTGTTGTCCTACAACCACAAGGAAAGAAGTTTGTTTTCCTACAACCACAAGGAAAAGTTCAGAATGTGCCAAATgcattttgtaaaaaattatggaaaatcaaCACGCACAATAAGTACGTGTCGATTCATCcattttcaagttttccttcaagatcaagcctctacagCGCTTGAAGAAAGAAGCTCatttcatcaagatcaagcctttaCGGCCCTTAAAGAaaagttttcatttctttcaagatcaagcctctatggcccttgaagaaatgttcCGTTCAAGAAATACGCCTCACCTGCCCTTGGCGAAATTCACAACTTCAATTCAAAGgaagcctctacggcccttgaagaaatgttttaTTCAAGAAATACGCCTCTACAGCTCTTTGAAGAAAcaaactaattcaagatcaagtctcaaCGACCCTTGAGTTAGAACATTCAAATTGCAGAACTTCAAAACATGTTTCCTacatgtgacaagcacatgcctacaacgcgccttgaagtgggggcatttgtagacatgtaaatttcgttgcatataaaacgatgaatcacaaagctccacgtggcatatgactcatcacaaatggacaagtcatcaatgacatgtggcacaaattaAGCAACGGAAGTATAGAACATTCCCTAAATTCGGCAAAAAGAAGAGACGTCCTTTAAATTAGGCAAAGGAGGTCCAAAATCTTTCAAAATCGGAAAAAGTTAAAGCATATTCATAAAACAAGTAAGAAtggaagattgctcacaaaataggcaacaaggTTCTTAAATTCGGCTAAAGTAAGGAAAGTAGTTGAAATTAATACACAAAACATACCTAAATTCTCTCATGGACATATTAGGACACAAATCAAAGTCAAATCCTCCCAAAGGCAAGCCTTGAGAaacctataaatacaaggtcctccCACAAGCATTGGGGTCGGAAAAAATCTCTACACAAAAGAACCTCTGCCAAgcctttgaagactaatacgttgccaaagctctcttcgaagaacATTCAACCAAAGCTGAAGCTTTATGTCGACCAAAGCTAAAGCACTTCCTTGAAAAATCAACAAGCGCTCGTGCTGATTCCTTCAAGAATTTGTTGCAAGCTTATAAACTTGTAGCAACGttcgtttcaagatcaagtcgccaagacccttgaagcAAAGAAATCCCGCATCAAACACTACCCTTGTCTCACCCTAGAGGTGAAGATCATCTACTTGTtgttttcaagctcaaaacttgaagcaatcattcaaccattcgtccgagatcaagtcatagcgacccttggatcaacaatcaACTGTCTACGTCAAATTTGAAGACTCAATCAGAGGAAAATtataaacagagattgtaatctacaaattcaaatcaatacataTCTACTTTGCACACGTGTTCTCATTTCATTCGACACataattttcgtgtttacaagtTCGTTCTTGCGCAATGAAACCCTTTGtcgcataatttttttaatttatcttttatgATCATGACATTTTTGCGCGACAATGCCCTtctttcgtcgcacaaagttcCCTTACGTGACGAAACTTGATAGATCGCGCAAAGTTTGATCGCACAAATAGTTTGGTGGCATGAAACTCGTTGTAGAGAAAAAATTTATAAGAGAATAAATGTACGAAAAGAATTGAGAGCATCATGAAATCTAATAGTTGAGTATAAAAATACGGTAAACCATGCAACGACTCTAGCTCAGCTAAAAATCAAAACtcaacaaaaagaaattgaatcaaGAGTGCTGATAATGCATTAGAAATAAAGTATAAGAAGTACAGAGAACAACAGAGACAAGAGAGATTGGGAGGAGAAAATTGGAGTTCACTCCGTCTTATTGGACTGCCGCTTTATAGGCTTAGGATTTACATAGAAAAAAGTCTTAGCTAATTACATATTCGTATTGACCTAGAAAATAAACAGTCGCattataaatattaataatatattgGATTTTAGATAAAGAGAAATTGTGTTAGAGGGGCTAAAATCATATTgtataaaagaaatgaaaatataatGTAGACTATTGAAATCCAAAATTTATAACGTGAGTAgtatattgtttgttaaatattTGAGGGTTGCATTAAGCCATAATATGACCGAGTGACATATGTAATTTCAAACTAAATGACGTGAAGTTAGATTAATGAATTCAAGTGACTGATCCAAGTATACTTCTGTGAGAAAGTAATGCCGCACAGCATTCTTAACATCTAATTGTTggctttttaaattaaaacggTCTTTGAGATTGATATGACTTCTCATTTTGGTGTCCGACAATGGAAATCGATAAAAATTGTCCCTGGCTTTATTCATCATGAATCATTTTGGTTATATCgtgaaaaatttgtcaatatcCTAGTAGATGGGTTTGTTTAACAATACCCTTAAAAAAGTGATCACGTGATCGTTCATGTGACAATTTAACGAAGATTTtgacgattttttttttacggtaagatcaaaataatttacaataaacAAAACTCATAAACCATTTCcatcaattttcattttcagcTATCAAAATAAAGAATTATACTAATCCAGCAaccatttttactaaaaaaaccTC contains the following coding sequences:
- the LOC137734255 gene encoding uncharacterized protein, coding for MTIDMEIITLEEYGNSKLIINQLLTEYEVSKDDLIPYFRLATQLLRKFEAMTLEYVPRKENQMADALANLASSMALGEDEATDVPVCQRWVIPPVIKMLLDDTNIISVLPVDTEEWKQPLIDYLDNGKLSDDPRHRYKIRR